From Pogoniulus pusillus isolate bPogPus1 chromosome 17, bPogPus1.pri, whole genome shotgun sequence, the proteins below share one genomic window:
- the PSMA4 gene encoding proteasome subunit alpha type-4 — MSRRYDSRTTIFSPEGRLYQVEYAMEAIGHAGTCLGILANDGVLLAAERRNIHKLLDEVFFSEKIYKLNEDMACSVAGITSDANVLTNELRLIAQRYLLQYQEPIPCEQLVTALCDIKQAYTQFGGKRPFGVSLLYIGWDKHYGFQLYQSDPSGNYGGWKATCIGNNSAAAVSMLKQDYKEGEMTLKTALALAIKVLNKTMDVSKLSAEKVEIATLTRENGKTVIRVLKQKEVEQLIKQHEEEEAKAEREKKEKEQKEKDK, encoded by the exons ATG TCTCGAAGATACGACTCCAGAACTACCATATTTTCTCCAGAAG GCCGCCTGTACCAGGTGGAGTATGCAATGGAAGCAATTGGACACGCAGGTACTTGCTTGGGAATTCTAGCCAATGATGGTGTTCTGCTAGCGGCAGAGAGACGCAACATTCACAAGCTGCTGGATGAAGTGTTTTTCTCAGAGAAAATATACAAACTGAACGA GGATATGGCTTGCAGTGTGGCAGGAATAACCTCAGATGCCAATGTTCTAACAAACGAGCTGAGACTGATCGCGCAGAG GTATTTGTTACAATATCAAGAGCCcattccctgtgagcagctgGTGACAGCGCTCTGTGATATCAAACAGGCTTATACACAGTTTGGAG GAAAGCGTCCTTTTGGTGTTTCACTGCTGTATATTGGCTGGGATAAGCATTATGGATTTCAGCTATATCAAAGTGATCCTAGTGGAAATTATGGAGGATGGAAAGCTACGTGCATTGGGAATAATAGTGCT GCAGCTGTCTCAATGCTAAAGCAAGACTACAAAGAAGGAGAAATGACCTTAAAGACTGCACTTGCATTAGCCATTAAAGTTCTAAACAAAACCATGGATGTTAGCAAGCTCTCTGCAGAGAAAG TTGAAATTGCAACGCTGACAAGAGAGAATGGAAAGACAGTAATAAGGGTTCTGAAACAAAAGGAGGTGGAACAGTTGATAAAacaacatgaggaggaggaagcaaaagCTGAAcgtgaaaagaaggaaaaagaacaaaaagaaaaggataaatag